Within the Dryobates pubescens isolate bDryPub1 chromosome 2, bDryPub1.pri, whole genome shotgun sequence genome, the region GAGCACCTCTCCACTCACAACcatttctgcagctcccagcaggtgaCACTGGATGTATGCCAAATTGTACTAAGGTGAATGCATCCAAACTGATGGTTGGCTTGCTCTTTTGCTTGTTTAGGCTAAAAATAAATGCTCCAAAGCGTTACAACTTGGTTTGGAATTAATATTCCTCATTGCCTGTGGTAGTTTAGCCCACCAGCATTAACGAAAACTCGGCtcaactcagtcggagaaagcaaatggaagctgtatttacaagcaaaactacactctacaatggaatgcaatgaatatgtacaaaatatagagggtttacaatattatacaggtatttacagggagaaaacaacacagaaaccccCCTGAATGGGGGAAAACTTGCCATGcctcccccccaacctccctcccccctttcctctgtttaattagaagaaaagagaaagagatgttAGAGAGCTCAGTTAGTCTTATCTGCAAGGTCATTAGATAAGGAGTCCTTtccagcaaagcagccaggcagccagaagagaaagaaaggaatgaaTGTGGGAAATGTGAATGCTAAGGGTCCCCTTTCACACCTCTGGCTAATGAAATTGGTTTAGAATAAGCTCTCGTTTTCCTTGttacacccaactgtggatttgtttatatttctccactcttctgcttgaaaatctgcagctaacttttaaaggcatagcctaaaactgtcacactgaCTTCCTTCTTTTACTGGTTAGACCTCAGTAGAGGAAAAAAACtactatatatgtgtgtgtgtatatagaatggaatggaatggaatggaatggaatggaatggaatggaatggaatggaatagaatagaatagaatagaatagaatagaatagaatagaatagaccagaccagaccaggttggaagagaccttcaagatcatcgtgtccaacctatcatccaacaccacctaatcaactaaaccatgcaaccaagcatatatatatatatatatatgtgtgtgtatatatatatatatgcacacagaaATACATGCACACATGTGCCCTTAAGTATGTATTAACCTGCTGTAGAGATAAGTGGATCATCATGATGAGGTTGAGAAACATGAGCCTCTTTGCACTTGTTGCCACAGAGATCTTAAAGAATACAATCAGCTTGCATTCAGTTCTTGCCAGTGCTTATCCACAAATTGTGCATTAAGTAGTGCTTTACCTAGCCAAGTTAAAGGCCTTGCACTGTGAACTTTCCCACTTTCTTTTATACAGTCATATATGTTTTAATTTCATTGTTGTGTGTTGTGGTGTGCCTTTAGCATTTTTCCTGGTTTCATTTCCATCTGTAGATATCTGACCTATATAAGAGCCTGGAATGTAAAGAGATTAAAATCCAGCAGCTAGCAGAGGCCATTAAAAAGTGTGAGAAAGAATTCAGGCAGTTTACACAACTGTTTGGTAAAACCAGCAACTTGATGGTAAGCACACAGGTGAGacatttattttgcctttttactAATTGCTTTCTTGCATCCTGAAATATATTTGTGCAGTAAGAGTTGTCATTGGCAGCAGGACAATAACAAATTTCCCATAGGTTTCACATGCCCTTCTTGGGTTTTTGCAATATACTGTTGGCTTCTCATTTCAATCAATTAAGAAGCTTGGATATCAGATGTGGGGAAAGGTGCTGTACAAATCCTCATGGCCAGCTCCCCATGGCAAATATAAAAGCATAAATCTGACTAATGAGGTGATGGAGTGCAAATGGATCTGAGCAACGGGTGGCTTCTTGGTCACTAAACATGGAATCGGCTATGAAGGAGCATTTGGATACATTCCTAAGCCAGCAGACAACTTCTGAATGGATTATTTagttgagtcctgtgtccagttctgggcccctcagtttaagaaggacattgagacacttgaacgtgtccagagaagggcaacaaggctggggagaggccttgagcacagccctgtgaggagaggctgagggagctggggttgtttagcctggagaagaggaggctcaggggagacctcattgccctctacaactacctgaaaggaggttgtagccaggaaggggttggtctcttctcccaggcacccagcaccagaacaagaggacacagtctcaagctgtgccagggcaggtttaggctggaggttaggaagaaattcttcatagagagagtgattgcccattggaatgtgctgcccagggaggtggtggagtcaccatccctggaagggttcaagaggagactggacatggcacttggtgctatggtctagtcatgaggtctgtggtgacaggttggacttgatgatccttgaggtctcttccaaccttagtgatactgtgatatagtTGATATGCCAAagactttgaggtctcttccaaccttggtggttctgtgattctttattttattccaAATGGCTGATTTTCATGAATGTCTTTTGTCTCTGCTTCCACCCTCTCCCAATGGTACGAACTGAGAAGGCTCTGGCCAGTCACCTGGATAAGTCTGCACGCCTGGAATCACAAGTGAAACAGCTGATACAGATGGCAAACCAGCAACAAAGCAAACTAGACTTGAGGCCTCTGTTTGACACCATTGAGAACGTAAAACAGACAATTGCCCTGATGGAGACCTATGACCAGCGCTTGGGTGTGTTGGgactttctgttcttttctgcaTGGCTGTGGGATTTTTGCTGATTTACTGGTGGCTAGGTAGAGGCTTTCATGCTATAATCAGTCAAttgcagctctcagccagaAGGGGTTTTCTTCTCAATTTATGAGACCAATCTGTGGTCTTAAATGCATGCTgcatcctcctgccttcccctacTCTGCAACGAATTCCTGTATTCCTGTagtgctgcaggagaaaggCGGCCAGAGAGCCGGCCCTGATCGTGCTGGTGTGCTGTGACATAGGCAGTGCTACTGTCCACAGACAGGCTTTACATCTCATTTGTAGCTACTGAATTTCCTTACTCAACTACAAGCTGCAATTACAACAGAAAACATTGAACAGCTGTAGCAACACTAAGCTACCAATCTATACTGTACCAACTACTATACTAGAGTAGTAGTACTacactatactatactataccaCTAGTTACCAACCTATACtactggagagtggccaggcagaaagggacctgggggtactggttgatagctggctgaacatgagccagcagtgtgcccagggggccaagaaggccaatggcatcctggcctgtatcaggaatggtgtggccagcaggaacagggaagtcattctgccctgtgctcagcactggttaggccacactgtgtccagttctgggcccctcagtttaggaaagatgttgacttgctggaaggtgtccagaggagggcaataaagctggggaggggtttggagcacagccctgtgaggagaggctgagggagctgagcttgcttagcatggagaagagaaagcttaggggagaccttcttgctgtctacaactccctgaagggaggttgtagccagatgtgggttggtctcttctcccaggcaaccagcaccagaacaagaggacacagtctcaagctgcaccaagggaggtttatactggatgttaggaagaagttcttcccagaaagagtaattggccattggaatgtgctgcccagggaggtggtggaggcgtttgaaaagagcctgaatgaggcacttggtgccatggattggTTGatatgatggtgttgggtgataggttggacttgatgatctctgaggtcttttccagcctggttaattctattctattttactctATACTACACTCAGACTGGAGTAGTTCAGTATTGTCAGCACGAGCCTGGTCACTCTTTGCATGCAGAGCCCTGAGAACTTTATTTCACCCAATGTTCCCCTTtctcattctctctctttctctctcttttttttttttccttcttttttccctctgccccttccctagTTGTTTTGGAAGACCAGTCCAGCAAACATGATCTGCAGATCAATATTCACAAAGCACAGCTCAATAAAAATGAGGAACGATTTAAGCTTTTGGAAGGCACGTGCTACAACGGGAAACTGATCTGGAAAATCACAGACTACaggatgaggaagaaagaagcagtGGAAGGCCGTGTCCTCTCCATATTCAGCCAGCCCTTTTACACCAGCCGCTGTGGGTACAGGTTATGTGCAAGAGCCTACCTGAACGGGGATGGCTCAGGAAAAGGAACACACGTCTCTCTCTACTTCGTCGTGATGAGAGGGGAGTTTGACTCCCTGCTGCTATGGCCTTTCAAGCAGAAAGTTACACTTATGCTTTTGGAccaaagtgggaaaaaaaaccacattgtGGAAGTGTTTAGAGCTGaccccaacagcagcagcttcaaaagGCCAGATGGAGAAATGAATATTGCCTCTGGATGCCCACGCTTCGTTTCCCACGCGGTGTTGGAGAGCACCAAGAACACCTACATCAGAGACGACACTCTGTTTCTGAAAGTGGTGGTGGATTTAACTGACCTGGAAGAACTGTGAAAAGTGGGGCCTGCTTCAACCATTAAGAAATGCTTTCTTGGTCCCTACCAGCCATGCAATAGTGAATGGCCACTAGTCAAGCTAGTAATGTCTCAAAGCTTTTGGACTGCGTAACGGACAATGAATTGCCAAAACATCAGCCTTTCCTTTTTCAATCTCTTTTTTTTGCAAGACTGCATTTTTAAGGCAGCTAGAAGTCCAGTTTGATGTGAACATGCATTAAATCCAGACTTGGCTCAGTCCAGGCTGGAGGGAATGCTCGGTTTCAATCACCAATCAATGACTCCTCCAGTAAGCCCCCTTGGAGCCCAAGCAGGCCTGTGGGCTCCTGTCCCCCATGCAGAAGTGAAGCCATGCCCAAGTGTGAAAGCGTACTTCACCTGTCTGAAACTCAAGCATTTCAACTTTAGCACATTTGACTCAAGGTATCTTGATCCTTTCACCTCCTGGATTTTTGAAGCAGGAAGAATGGCTCCAGTCAGGCAGGGAAAACATCTGCCTGGGATcatattttttctctctctctctcttttttaattgGAAGATGCCAATGTCTCTTACTTTCCTAGCCAGGTATTTCAGCTGTATAGAGTATCCCAAGGTGACAACAGCTTATGTCCTTTCCATTCCTGCCTAGTGCCTTGGGACTGATTTCCACTGATAATAAACATCCACAGTCCCCAACTGAAGCTAAAAGAAGCCATAGGTGCTTCTCACCTCTCAGGGCACAACCAGAAGCAGGGTACTTGGCCAGCCTGCCAGCTCTTGGCTGCGCTGCTAGAAGAAGGGTGGCAAAACTCCTGTACTTTTGCTCCTCAATCTACACAAAAGAGGTTTTCTGATCTACCAGCTCTAAAGAAGACAGGAAGAGCTTTGGATATCTGCTTGAGAAAAGGCCCATATAACATGTAACTGTTCCCTCTGCTAGAAATGGAGATGtttgaaggaggaggaggaaaatggaCTAGGTTGCCATAAGATCCTAGTTCTCACAGGTAATGCAGCTCTGGTGTTTGTTAAAAGGGGAGAGAGCAGTTGAGTAACAGCCACTATGAAACACATCTGAAGATCTTCATTTTTATTCCAAGGTCCCACCAAGGGAACGTGTGTGCTGTGTGGAGTTTATGGAAGACACACTAAAACCACCAAGATCAGGCACTGAGGAACAGGTGACAAAGAACACACGTGCCTTTTTAAAGCCTCTTGGGTGCCTGTAAGAGGGATGCAATTTTGCACACTCAGTAATTTTGTTATTACAAGTGACAGAATTTTATTCCTCTCTCATCTCACACAGGTCAGGTAGTGAAATACTGCAGGgccagccattgcccctggcaTCCACTGGCAGAGCAAACCTGACGCTTGCCAAAAGACAGCAAGAAACTAAGCTGGGTTTAGACTAGAGTAAACTAGGCAGGGTGAAAATCAAAACAGTGCACAGACTACAATGTGCAAGCTCAAAAATTCAAGAGGGTAAATGTGGCAAAACCAAAAATGCCCTTTCTGTTCAGGCTGTTGATATCAACTGAAATAATACAATGCGGGGACCGACACTAAGAC harbors:
- the TRAF5 gene encoding TNF receptor-associated factor 5 isoform X1, whose product is MACDEPDALSGIFMRQNSASAVSLDFEPDADYNFVETLEDRYRCAYCHLVLHNPHQTGCGHRFCQQCIVSLRELNAVPTCPVDKEAIKMHEVFKDNCCKREVLNLPVFCKNTPDCTSKIILGRYQEHLQQCLFESVQCTNDGCCEQILRKDLKEHLSQHCQFREERCQYCNNYVVFINIKNHEEKDCPEYPVPCLQNCSQIILKKEIENHHMVCPEAEVDCPYKQYGCLVKVKRGKLAEHENSALREHMLQILDKNSRLEEQISDLYKSLECKEIKIQQLAEAIKKCEKEFRQFTQLFGKTSNLMVSTQALASHLDKSARLESQVKQLIQMANQQQSKLDLRPLFDTIENVKQTIALMETYDQRLVVLEDQSSKHDLQINIHKAQLNKNEERFKLLEGTCYNGKLIWKITDYRMRKKEAVEGRVLSIFSQPFYTSRCGYRLCARAYLNGDGSGKGTHVSLYFVVMRGEFDSLLLWPFKQKVTLMLLDQSGKKNHIVEVFRADPNSSSFKRPDGEMNIASGCPRFVSHAVLESTKNTYIRDDTLFLKVVVDLTDLEEL
- the TRAF5 gene encoding TNF receptor-associated factor 5 isoform X2 produces the protein MACDEPDALSGIFMRQNSASAVSLDFEPDADYNFVETLEDRYRCAYCHLVLHNPHQTGCGHRFCQQCIVSLRELNAVPTCPVDKEAIKMHEVFKDNCCKREVLNLPVFCKNTPDCTSKIILGRYQEHLQQCLFESVQCTNDGCCEQILRKDLKEHLSQHCQFREERCQYCNNYVVFINIKNHEEKDCPEYPVPCLQNCSQIILKKEIENHHMVCPEAEVDCPYKQYGCLVKVKRGKLAEHENSALREHMLQILDKNSRLEEQISDLYKSLECKEIKIQQLAEAIKKCEKEFRQFTQLFGKTSNLMALASHLDKSARLESQVKQLIQMANQQQSKLDLRPLFDTIENVKQTIALMETYDQRLVVLEDQSSKHDLQINIHKAQLNKNEERFKLLEGTCYNGKLIWKITDYRMRKKEAVEGRVLSIFSQPFYTSRCGYRLCARAYLNGDGSGKGTHVSLYFVVMRGEFDSLLLWPFKQKVTLMLLDQSGKKNHIVEVFRADPNSSSFKRPDGEMNIASGCPRFVSHAVLESTKNTYIRDDTLFLKVVVDLTDLEEL